Proteins from one Pontibacter korlensis genomic window:
- a CDS encoding site-specific integrase translates to MSINFSLLFYLKKPKNYTSGPVPIYIRITVTGKRAELTTGRECQPGRWNVAAGRASGNREEIKSLNMYLDKLQAKVYEAHRQLIEAGESITADRIKMKFLGKEDKPRMLIEIFKEHNRKVEALIGSEYSEGTSKRYKTSLKHTANFLRWKYVVEDIDIGKVDHAFVADYDFYLRSVRKCNNNSAVKYIKNFGKVIRICLSSGWLKVDPFRNYKAKTRKVDRVFLTEEELNAMAEKKFVSERLMQVRDIFLFSCYTGLAYVDVQQLKRADIGKGVDGEQWIFKNRQKTDTPSRIPLLPLALQILERYQDHPQYLYDGRLLPVLSNQKMNAYLKEIADVCGIEKPITFHIARHTFATTVTLLNGVPMESVSKMLGHTSLRTTQQYAKILDVKVGEDMRLLRERFKQ, encoded by the coding sequence ATGAGCATCAATTTCAGTCTCCTGTTCTATCTCAAGAAGCCCAAGAACTATACCTCCGGGCCTGTTCCGATCTATATCCGGATTACCGTTACGGGAAAGCGCGCTGAGCTTACTACGGGAAGAGAGTGCCAACCTGGCCGGTGGAATGTTGCCGCAGGCCGTGCCTCCGGCAACAGGGAGGAAATAAAATCCCTGAACATGTACCTGGATAAACTTCAGGCAAAGGTGTATGAGGCGCACCGACAGCTGATAGAGGCTGGCGAGTCAATAACGGCAGATAGAATTAAGATGAAATTTTTGGGCAAGGAGGACAAGCCCAGAATGCTCATCGAGATCTTTAAGGAGCATAACCGGAAGGTTGAGGCTCTTATAGGCTCTGAATATTCAGAAGGTACGTCAAAGCGTTACAAAACCTCGCTAAAGCATACGGCTAACTTTCTGCGCTGGAAATATGTGGTGGAGGATATTGATATCGGGAAAGTGGACCATGCCTTCGTCGCTGACTATGACTTCTACCTCAGGAGCGTTCGCAAGTGCAACAACAATTCAGCTGTTAAATACATCAAGAACTTTGGCAAAGTAATCCGCATCTGCCTTTCGAGCGGCTGGCTGAAAGTTGATCCCTTTCGGAATTATAAAGCCAAGACACGGAAGGTGGACCGGGTGTTCCTCACAGAGGAGGAGTTAAACGCGATGGCGGAAAAGAAGTTCGTAAGCGAGCGCCTGATGCAGGTGCGGGACATCTTCCTGTTCAGCTGCTATACCGGCCTTGCCTACGTGGACGTGCAGCAGCTGAAGCGAGCGGATATTGGGAAGGGAGTTGACGGGGAGCAGTGGATCTTCAAGAACAGGCAGAAGACGGACACACCGTCCCGCATCCCCCTGCTGCCGTTGGCACTGCAGATTCTGGAGCGTTACCAGGATCACCCACAATACCTGTATGACGGCAGATTGCTACCTGTGCTCAGCAACCAAAAGATGAATGCCTACCTGAAGGAAATAGCTGACGTATGCGGGATTGAAAAACCTATTACCTTTCATATTGCCCGACATACCTTTGCCACCACTGTGACGCTTCTAAACGGGGTGCCAATGGAAAGTGTCTCTAAAATGCTTGGCCACACCAGCCTAAGGACTACCCAGCAGTACGCCAAGATTCTGGATGTGAAA